From one Triticum aestivum cultivar Chinese Spring chromosome 4B, IWGSC CS RefSeq v2.1, whole genome shotgun sequence genomic stretch:
- the LOC123093013 gene encoding glucan endo-1,3-beta-glucosidase 1 — translation MLRERWQGCVLVLVLLLLSNAASGTSLGDDTILPTETEDSPSDLAKIVHSSKQTKRARVCGGADHRLLRSLADTGAEVMVSIPSSRLQHMAEFREEARLWVAANVAPFVPATMITHVLAGDDVLSSGSGSPGDAYSLVPAMLNLHAALVAARLDGRVRVSTALSSVPLAPSWSAGVAGLVLRFLSETGSPLFLKQAHAREAAADDARVADAYAAMRALGFSGIPLIAAEPEGLDGALVYRSYSHHTAGGGGGRRSLASGTFCVALQNADPTALQAGLSWACGQGQADCSAIQPGGACYKQNNLAALASYAYNDYYQKGSSTGATCSFNGTATTTTTDPSSGSCVFAGSSMAGGSNSSVPSASPPTSLAPPSGGLTPPVGSSPPSDFGPPPTGFGPPAGGFGPPTGFGPPSAFGPPGSFNGSGTFGPSGTLEPYGIGCRHVASLAASTLVSAVVLAVLVASPDLM, via the exons ATGTTGCGCGAGAGATGGCAGGGATGCGTTTTGGTCCTCGTCCTTCTTCTTCTCTCCAACGCGGCGTCAG GCACTTCTCTGGGGGACGACACGATCCTCCCCACGGAGACGGAGGATTCTCCGTCGGACCTGGCGAAGATCGTGCACTCGTCTAAGCAGACCAAGCGGGCGCGCGTGTGCGGCGGAGCGGACCACCGGCTGCTGCGATCCCTCGCCGACACCGGAGCGGAGGTCATGGTCAGCATCCCCAGCTCGCGGCTGCAGCACATGGCCGAGTTCCGGGAGGAGGCCCGGCTCTGGGTCGCCGCCAACGTGGCGCCGTTCGTCCCGGCGACCATGATCACGCACGTCCTGGCGGGAGACGACGTCCTGTCGTCCGGCTCTGGCTCTCCCGGCGACGCCTACTCGCTGGTCCCCGCCATGCTGAACCTCCACGCCGCGCTCGTCGCCGCCCGCCTCGACGGCCGTGTCAGGGTGTCCACCGCGCTGTCGTCGGTCCCGCTCGCCCCGTCCTGGTCCGCCGGCGTCGCGGGGCTCGTCCTGCGGTTCCTGAGCGAGACCGGCTCGCCGCTCTTCCTCAAGCAGGCTCACGCGcgggaggccgccgccgacgacgccaGAGTCGCCGACGCGTACGCCGCGATGCGGGCGCTCGGCTTCTCGGGCATCCCGCTGATCGCCGCGGAGCCGGAGGGGCTCGACGGCGCGCTGGTGTACCGCAGCTACTCGCATCATACTGCCGGTGGGGGCGGCGGGAGGCGGTCGCTGGCGTCGGGGACGTTCTGCGTGGCGCTGCAGAACGCGGACCCGACGGCGCTGCAGGCGGGGCTGAGCTGGGCGTGCGGGCAGGGCCAGGCCGACTGCTCCGCGATCCAGCCCGGGGGGGCTTGCTACAAGCAGAACAACCTGGCGGCGCTGGCCTCCTACGCCTACAACGACTACTACCAGAAGGGCTCCAGCACCGGCGCCACCTGCTCCTTCAAcggcaccgccaccaccaccaccactgatCCCA GCTCCGGATCGTGCGTCTTCGCGGGAAG CTCCATGGCGGGAGGCTCCAACTCGAGCGTGCCGAGCGCCAGCCCTCCGACGAGCCTCGCCCCTCCGTCGGGTGGCCTCACGCCTCCGGTCGGCTCCAGCCCTCCGTCCGACTTCGGGCCCCCTCCGACCGGCTTCGGCCCTCCCGCGGGTGGCTTCGGACCCCCGACTGGGTTCGGTCCCCCGTCGGCGTTCGGCCCGCCGGGGAGCTTCAACGGGAGCGGGACCTTCGGGCCAAGCGGCACCCTCGAGCCTTACGGCATCGGGTGCCGCCACGTCGCCTCTTTGGCTGCCTCCACTCTTGTGTCCGCCGTTGTTCTTGCCGTCCTCGTCGCGTCGCCCGATCTGATGTAA